catagatgctgctgcacccgctgagtttctccagcatttttgtgtacctttaaagaaAAAGCTTGTTATCTTCCACTAGATTCATCAATAATATGATTTATTAATAAATGGCTTTCTTGTATAAAATACATTGTTATTGTATGGTTCCAAACCCATATAATAATCTCCTTACTAACCATCTAAGTGAACAAGTATAACGGATAGAAGTAACCTTCCAtattgtagcggcagatttttatatcgttcaagagattactccctctagccactaaaggGACTACATGGTTttaggagaatgtcgtaatatgcatgtgagctctccgtgagaccttcagagcttcttcacagataaatcttcataacacagtcttttgattaatagtttcttcatTGTAGAAGAAAACACAAGATATACATCCGACCTTCTTCtccgactcgtacactttaatcttgttcaaactccagcatatcgctttaaacGTTATAAAACTCGGCGAGCCACGGTTAAACTTCACATGGTCGAAGGGTATTCCTTCCTCATGTagctccaaaactaaactaaaactaagcttctgcgcaagaaacccagcagcaaacacgcccttgactatgtaataaatcccacccacataattacgggcAGACTAAAATTTATagacaaatgccataattaatgacacataaaataagccaaatggccattaCACATATATTACTAAGAATGTTTTACTGGAAAAGAAAACTGGACAAAGATATGAGCAATAGCATTGTGATGCAAGAatattagaaaaaaaacaaaggaaTTGACTATTTGCATTGATGTCATTGTCTGTGGTATGTTTCAGAGATATACGTGGACTTTGGAAAAAAGATTAGTGTTCCCAAAGACATAATGCTGGAAGAGCTTTCCCTGCTTTCCAACAGAGGGGCAAGattgtttaaaaaaaggcaaCGGAGATCTGAAAAATACACATTTGAAGGATTCCAGAACTCTGCTAATTCACAAATGAATGTATGTATTTGTTCAAAATCTGCAGTAGATTTCGAGTCAACAATATGTCAAAAGTCAAgaaacaattttattttaattaaatatttcaATACTTAATTTGTTTGCATGATAAATATCATGGAATCACAGAGTTATACATCATAGAAGCAGGcatttcagcccaccttgtccatgccaaccaagttggaaTTGTAGGCTGTTCCCATCCTATAgttagaatcctctaccttggGGAAAAGACTGCGTGAGATCACttcatccatgcccctcatgatcatgtacacctcaataaagtcacccctcaacctcctatgtaTCAAACCCATACCGCAAGCCCAGGTATTATTATTTGGTTCTCTGGACATGTGACACATATGTATATTAATTGTGctaccggcacctttatgactgcaatCTGCAATAAAAGCACTGGATATAATCAAATCAATATATTCATCTTCAACTTGTGACTGTTTTGAAAGGAAggaatattgaaaataaaaatatttttccccAATTCTTTGTCTAAATTCATTTAGCCAAGATAACTTTACCAAGATTTGGCAATTCAAAAATGCTCCTTAACAAAATGTGTTCAATAAAAATCATTGCAGTTTAACAAATGTACTCTAATATTGCTGAATCTGTTCCAGAACTTTATTCCTTCAATAACACAAAACGATGATACAACAGAGAATTCCAAAAACATGGGAAATACCATGCAAGGTGGACAACAAAACATCCCTAAAACACCACCAAATACCCCTGATCCAAGGACTCCACCAAACCCAGAAACGATTGCCCCAGGTAAGAAAGGTTGCAGTTTTAAATTGCACATATACTGTATTGGAGTATTGAGCACTGGTTCATCGGAAaggagactttgcagtcgccacatgttcgcgggtggttgccggggagttgccttcatggtcgtgaggatttcccacattttgggaactagtcgcggcctcattatggtcaccgaggatttttcaacatgttgaaaaattagcgacgaCTAGAATTaagtcgccatggagattagcgagaattctcgagccgtaggtggatcgcaaggaggtcctaatgggttgccagggggtccaaggttctcggaggttctcgtaggttggggctgaccggtgaatttcattggctcattggggggaaaaataggtaagcagtagttttcagaaccaaggaaccgaccgttaatgttaaatgtccgccgtgtttcatagccgtgtatctctggcttcttaaaagttgtctccactccttctccctccttctcccaccttctccccccttctcccccccttctccccctcttttaaagaacttaccgtccactgtgctttagctgtctttattacagcaccaaccttcctgttcatcgaggtgtgtgtctgtatcaccttggctttgcacccatGGAAAGCGATGCAGTCAACATTTGACCCCTTTTGCCAGAACTTGAAAATATCAAAAATAAATAACATCTTGCAAGTGTGCACCGATTGGTAACACCGATCATGCCAAGattaataaatatatttatttactttGGCCATCTAAACAGGATACACAGGGCCACTGAAGGAAATTCCACCTGAAAAATTTAATGCAACAGCTGTACCAAAATCTTACCAAACACCTTGGGAGGAAGCCATTGCTGATGATCCAGAACTCCGCTCAACTTTACATCCCAGAATGCCAGAGCTCACACCAAATATAGAAATGACTGAATACAAGACTTTTAACAGGTAAAGCACGTACATTCAGAGGAAACGTATAAATAAAGGTTATTATTTCAAATAATAATATTCTGCAATCTGTTGGTTCTTGGATTTAAATGAAAATCTGCTTGTTTCCCTAAAAGCTGTGTTTCTTAGTATATACTATGTGGCTGATCGATGAATGCCAATAACCTACACAGTGAAGTTCACAAGAACCTCAATGGGTTGCACAAAGACGTGTTGATCCGTTAGTGCATGGCACACCAAGAACTATTTTGGTCATTGGTCTGTCACAGTATGTTCTCGAGGCTTAATCCACTGTATCCCATTGAAGTAATTCTAACACATACCGCGTCAATGTAGAGTGTGCAAAGGAGCATAGGTAAGTCTCTGGCTGAAGCGAGCTCTGAGGGTCATGGTGGACAGAGACGTGAGGATTCAGATGACAGAGGATTGAGAAACATGCTTGGCTGCTGGCAATTGGTGAGAATGTGACCCACAAACTCTGGTCAAGGAGTGCAGTGTTAGAGGATAATTACTGTCCAGGGAGTTGGGGAATGGGGTGGTCAGTGAATCAAGGAGTGCATAACTCAAAAATCAGGAGAAGGCCAATGAAATAGGTGTCAGTCAAAGTTTGAAGCATGAGGCTCAGTTCCATGATGTGTGTTGCTAGGGTCTGTGTGACAATAGAAAGGATATGCCCAAGAGAAAGAAGATGAGCTTACAACTAATCGGGAAACAACTTGAGATGAATTCCCAATGCTATACTTGGACCATTGAGGAAAAAATGCCTCATTAGAATAAACAATATTCACAACAGGAAGTGCACAGTTTTGTTTTGGGGAATGTCTGATTCCACACAAAACCAATTCCCTCCAGAAATTATTAATTTTAGTACATGTAGTGTTTATAAAAACCTTGTCTAATTTACTGTGCGCATTACAGTCCCCAAAGAGAATTATTGGgatctaatgtttaagaaagaactgcagaagctggaaaaatcgaaggtagacaaaaatgctggagaaactcagtgggtgaggcagcatctatggagcgaaggaatagatgacgtttcggaaaGGAGGTGACATATGGAAAGGAGGTGGAGATGAGGTAAATGGGATGGGGAAAGGGTTGTGGTGAGCTCAGGCAAGAAGACTAGGTTGCAGGTGAAATGATGGATACCTATCTGTCGATCATTAAATACATCTGTACGGAACATGAAGCTGGAATCATTCTGGACACAATTCTAATGTATGAACAGTAGTATTCACACTGCTTCTACCCCATCTGATGTGCTGCAGTAACTATTCTGATCCAGCATCACTGGAACATCTCTGTTAATGGCAGGCTCTATTTGCAGTGCACACACCAACTGCTGCCAAGACTGAAAAAAGTAATTAACTGCAAGATATTTTGATCTTCAACTAACATTTTTGTAATTTTGTTGTTATAGATAAACAAAGTCACTTACCAAGATTTTAACATTCTTTGCATATATCCAAGTTTAGGAATGCACATTTGTGTAGCCTAAGGTGAAACATCATCAGTTTTTTTCTGTCTCTTGACATGTTTATAAGTTCAGTCCAAACCTAGTCAAAAGAGGACAAACAATTTGGGGTTTCAAGTTTGAATTTAACTGGCAAACAGTGTACATTATAAGGATGAAACCCTGCTTCTCTGCTGTTttcttgactctccagaattcacAAACATTTAAgagtaatacccctgtcccacttatgcccatgtcccacttaggaaacctgaacggaaacctctggagactttgcgccccacccaaggtttccgtgcggttcccggaggtttttgtcagtctccctaatggtcgaaagtggtttccggttcttctatgttctggcaattatttttaaaaattaaaaaccggccgtgactaaaaataggttgccgttttaaaaatcggtcattttttagtcaagccggttgcgatgctagttgaaggtggttaccggaggttgcaggtggttgctggaggttgcaggaagtggaaggtaagaccttcggCAACCAACTCCTATTCCAGAGTTTTAGCAGACTTATTACTTGGTGAGGTCAGCAGACTAAGATATAATCAAGAACATAGATTTTTTCACTAAATGATATAAATCTGCAGATATTAGGATAATGAAGTTCCTCATGAACAGCAATGAATTATTTCCTTTGATGGTTAGAACTATTTCGTGATTTATTGGAACATTCTGTTACTTAAACAATAAACAGATTTTTAAAATCTGGTGATATTGCTCCATTGAGGTAAAGGGCACTTTTATCTcctagaccagtggttctcaaccttttttcagtgatgtaccccctgtgaaatattttttcagccaagtaccccctaaccagcgcaaaaatataggcctacatatatgtaggcctatattttaaaatctcacgtatcccctggagtgccttcacgtacccccaggggtacgcgtacccccatttgagaaccactgtccTAGACGGTCATTCATGCTCGAGGATGATTACAGTTCTGTTGGTTTCAAGACAATTGATGAGGCCAAATATGAGACACATGACAGGAAAAGCTTCATACAGCTGGCGGGTGGGTTGTTTTAGAAGTTGTGCACTCCATCCATGACGTGTTGCATTTCAGTGTGCTCCCAATGAAAGATCTTGAGCAGgtccggatttacctataagctagacaagtttaagcttagggcctcgaaatctagggggcctttggccaaggcaggacacctaccgttcaactctgggcaggcccccctctctatctctctatctccatctccccccgctatccgtgtccaggCCGCCGGGCTccactcgctcctcatccgccggcacgtcaggccgccttgcacatgc
The sequence above is a segment of the Amblyraja radiata isolate CabotCenter1 chromosome 1, sAmbRad1.1.pri, whole genome shotgun sequence genome. Coding sequences within it:
- the myoz2 gene encoding myozenin-2 — protein: MQLHSTLTKELKQQASAIVKEIQGNEIYVDFGKKISVPKDIMLEELSLLSNRGARLFKKRQRRSEKYTFEGFQNSANSQMNNFIPSITQNDDTTENSKNMGNTMQGGQQNIPKTPPNTPDPRTPPNPETIAPGYTGPLKEIPPEKFNATAVPKSYQTPWEEAIADDPELRSTLHPRMPELTPNIEMTEYKTFNRVATPYGGFDRASKLVDFKLPKLDFALLEPELRLSVFEDGTAGRPSFNRTAQGWTSNSIPIILKDLSLEVTIPETDDL